The Setaria viridis chromosome 6, Setaria_viridis_v4.0, whole genome shotgun sequence genome includes the window CATCAGGGAGCATCCATGACGATCTTGGTGGGCTCCATGAGTGTGATGCCATGTTGATTAGTGTGGGGCAGGCAATCAGGACACGTTTTGCAGCACTGTGTCCTCGCCTTTCTTCctcatcagttttttttttaaaactggGTTtatattttacatttttttacaGTCCAAATCTTACAGAGACACTCTTGAAAGAAAAGTCCTTGTAAGTTCCTCCCGATCTTCCTCGCCACCGACAACCGGAGCACCCAGTTTGAAGCCAACCTCCTCCCCGATGAAGGAACATAGTTTTTTGTTGCCATCTTGAGCAGCACACCGAACACGACCTGCTTTGTAAACGCTAAACGACCTGGCTGAAGAAGATGACCATTGTCCATTACATCGCCAGACAACGAGGAATCTGACGCCTCAAGAACCGCTAGAGATCCCAGCTCATTGGATGACGACGAACCCTGAAGGGGAGCAGAACCACCAAAAAAGGTGGAAACCAAAGCCCAACCCAGTTTCTCAACGAGTTGGTAGATGTACCTCCCTAATCTTTCGCCAACGTTGACGGAGACGAGGAAGGGACAAAAGAACCTAATGTTGTTGCCGCTCGCGATGTCGAGGAAACCGCTGGAGATGTCGGAGGAGCCCATGCCGAAGCTCGACACGACGTCATCCTCTCTGCCTCTCCGCCGTCGCAcgctggagcagcagcagcacagggAGACGAACCCGCAACGCACCACCGACATGGTCAACCCCTAACCCTAGTCTACCTAATCCAAACCTAGTAGAGTAGGATAGGCATAACGGCCACCCAATCCGCATATCCCCACCCCTTTCCGACGCCAACGTAGGTGAGGAGGACCAAGCGGATCGGCGTCGGAGTGAAAATCATCCTCGACTCTGCCTGTTGTACTCTGTGGAGAGGGGAGAGGCGAGGAGACCAGAAGACCCGAGCTTCCGCTCAGCTGACCCACTTCTTCATCAGGTACTTGGGCGAACACGAGCCTCCTGCGCAAGATGATCAGCCCAATCATCGAATCAGGCCCGTGTCATCGAGATGATGATATATAGGCAGAAATAGGCCCAAGCATCTGCTGGTTGCTTCATTCACGGGCTAGAATAGCCCAATATAAAACTCACAAGGGCCAGGCCCATGGATCGTACCGTGGTGTGGCCCCGTGCATGGTCCGCACTTCCGGGTAGTAGTAGATTGGCGAATCCTCTGGAACTTGCGCTTTCGGCTTCGTCCCACCGAGCTGACATCTCCCATCCTCCGTTCCCTCGCCGTAATTCCATCTCCGTCTCCATTTTCGATCCCACCCCCATCTCGCCATTGTCCCGGCTCGAAGCAAAACCCGCTCGTCTCGGCTGTCTCGTCGTCGGAGCACTCCTCCTTTCACCCCTCCGCCACTTTTCCCAACCGCACAAGGAAAAGGCGGAGGATTAATCTTGCAGCGCGGGTGTTGCCGCCGTCCCCCCTCCCGCGCCTCTCGCGGCGTTTGGAGCTCCTCTCCCTGGATTCCTTCAAATTCGGAGGTACTGCGTGTTCTTACAACTGATTTGGGCTCCGCGCTGCACTGTTCGTCGGTAGCAATCCTACTGTATTTCGTTTATCCGTCTGTCGCATTTCAGATTAGAGTAATGGATCGGCATTGTGGATTCGATGACATTGAATCGCAGTTAAGGCTGTGCGCGTCTCCTTGTAAAGGTTTAGCCGCCGACAATGTGATGGCATATGAATGCTGGCAACTGTTTCGGCAATCTTTAGCTTCCCTTGCTTCCAATGTTTTGTTTCCCAAAGTCTGCATAAGTTAAATACCCCAGTCCGAGGGCAAGTAAAGAATATAACTATACAGGTGTTGCGTTGTTAAGCAGCCAACCACCATATAAGACGGTAACTAGTACCAATTCTTTAGCAAGTCATCTAGTCCACAACCTTGTTGGTCTTCATAGTACCGATGCGTTTGCCGTCTTGCGGATAATGTTACGATTGAAGACACCATGTTGCTGCTGCCGATCTGCGTGTGCTAGCTGCTTAAACAATTTGGGGTCAACTGGACTAGGTATTTTAGTTTGGAGAATGCTCTCTTATTTGAAGGCTAAAACATCCATACCGAATCAAGACTATGTAAGAACCTGCTTGCCTTTTCTTCTTAAATGATATTGCTGTGCTCCTGCCCTTTTTCCCAACAAAAAAAGAAGTCATGCTGTGCTATTTCTCCATAAATATGCAGCTAATAGCGCTTTAACTGGATGCGGCTCTACTCACCTGCGCTCTGTTTGCGGCGATCAAGCATGCATTCCCATACTAATCAGTTCCAGGGAGGCTTCACACACAATATGGCCTTGTGGAAATGCTCGCACTCGCAGTCAAGCGCTTACCATGTGAAATCTTCTCAACCACAAAGTCTGAAGTACTTTGTAAGCTTAATGGGCCAACAATTCCGTTGTGGACTGTCAACTAGAGAGGGTAGTCTAAGTGTAAAACTTGACATGCCTTCACAAGAAAAATCGAGAATCAGCTGGAACTGGAAAGGTATGCATCAGAAGATAGGAGGTGTAGCCGGTGGACTTTGCTTTGGTTTTTCGGTTACTGGACTAGCAAGCGCTGAGGTTCCTATCATTAGAATCAAAGACAACGGCGAATCTTCATCTACCAGTTCAACTCATGGGAAGAAAGTCTACACAGATTATTCTGTCACTGGTGAGAAGCATCCACATTTTTTGGTTTAACAAATGTCTTTTATGGATTATGCAGTGCCTTCTATACTTCATAGTTACAATTCGTTTTATAAAATAATGGGCATTGACCTCATTGCTTGTGACTGATTTATATGGATCCCCCAGGTATTCCTGGAGATGGAAGGTGTCTATTCCGCTCTGTGGTTCATGGTGCGTGCATTAGGTCAGGGAGACCCATACCTAATGAAGATCTTCAGAGAAAACTAGCTGATGAATTGAGAGCAATGGTATGACTTGGATGGTTCATTGCGATTGTTGTACTTGATGACTGGTCATCCTAAATTCTTCAGAGCCTagggaaaaaaatgaaattctAATTTTGTTATTGATTGTTAGTGTAGTTCCTGAAATAAGCTCATGTGTATTTTTCTAATTGAATAGGTCGCTGATGAATTTGTAAAGAGGCGGGAAGAGACTGAATGGTTAGTTAATACGCTTTCTCTGTTCCTCTATGTCTAGAATGAAACTGAACCATATGTGGTCGCTGCTGATATATTGCTGAACTATTACATACATTGTTATACAAAATTTGCAGGTTCGTTGAGGGGGATTTCGATACATATGTTTCGCATATTAGGGAGCCACATGTGTGGGGAGGTGAACCAGAATTGTTCATGGCTTCCCATGTTCTTCAGTAAGTAGctgcattttattttattaaatGCATTTCAAATTTTGTTAGGAGCAATCCCTAACATTTAAGCTTACCGACACTTATCTCAAATGTCTATTAGTGCAGTGTCATCATAAGTTGAATAGTGTTGAGACGAAAAAATATGGACCATTTGCTTTCTATACTTGATTGTAATTTGTATGGGGGGAAATACTATCTCCTATTTTCTTCATATATTACCACCTTATACAATAACCTATGCAGTTTCTTTTGTCACTATTCTCATGTCAAATCTTTATCAACCCCCAAGTGCCAACCGATAATGCTCACTAGAATACATTCTGATGATACATTATTATGTTGTGCACAGGATGCCGATAACTGTTTACATGCACGATGAAGATGCGGGTGGTCTGATAGCAATTGCGGAATATGGCCAGCAGTATGGGAAAGAGGAACCAATCCAGGTCTTATATCATGGTTTTGGCCATTATGATGCTCTACAGATTCCAGCAAAGATTGGTTCCAAGCGGAAACTGTAGAAATATCGAGTTCAAAATTGAAACGATAAGTCATGGGGTGATATCTTTCCCATTCTTCATATGCAAATAGATATTACTAAGGTGCCGAGTACTAACCTTGTTGGTGTTTATACCACTTACTGAACATTTAAGCTATACGCATCTGTACATGTGAATGTGGAAGATGGGCTTTGATGAGGACTTGAAACGGCATCAAATCACCAAGCAGAAACGCTGTTATATAATTCAAAATGACTCATGAACAGTCACTTcttgagtttttcttttcttttcttctccttccataTCATCTATATTCCCTTTATCGGTTGATACAGAATTCCAGATGCTAACTGCCTACCTTTGAgaaaattttgaaacaaaaagTTGCAATGAAGAATGGAATGTGTATTATAACAtgatatacatgcttttgaagTTTGATTGCTGAATTTTACCCTGAAAATTGAACCTGTCGTCTGTAACTACACCAGAAGTCAGAGCTCAGAAGATGCCCCATCATACCGTACACTAGTTACAGCATGTATACATACAAGGGAAAAAGACCAACACCATGCTTTGGTTTTCAGCAAGTCCAATACTTTGTTTGGAATGAGCATGTGAAGAACACCTCAGACAACGAGTTGTCTTGGAATTGAATTGGCAACAGATCGTTGAATTGGCAACAGATCCCTGTGTGGTCCTCCAGCTCAATCATAGACTCATTCTCGTGCAAGCAAATATTAACCCACCGGGTCTACGTTAGACGGAAACAATAGCATTTTTCAACTCTATGGATTATCTTCATACTGCTTTGTTATAGTCAGTGTCCTCTGCAGGGATGCGTGTAAAACTCGGttgtcaaattttttttcttgcaggCAATGCTGCTTGCTGTCGAAGGGGCTTGGTTTGATCGTGTGCACGGCTGGACTCATCGGATTGAGTCGGTAACTTGATACTGCAAGAGatactgaaaagctgaaacggctgatttgttgtgagagaaaaatactatttggtagctgataagccggctgaataagttGAAACGAACAGGCCCACTACTCTTCCATGCTGAGTGCTGAAAGGACAAAGCAGGTTGCCTAATATGAAGCTGTGAAAATAAGGGCGTGTTTGGCAGCCCGGACAAGCGTTGGGCCAAGCCCATGGGCTGCAACACAGCCTGTTTGGTAAGTTGGACCAGGACACGTGGATGCATCGCACGATTCTCAAAGCGCTACAGAAGCTGCACGGCATGGGCGTGTGGCGTGCGGTGGGTAGGCTCCTGCGGCAGCTCGTAGCAGAGTGCCGCCCTTAGcgagaggaagaagacggatGGTGGTAACTCTACCACATCTTAGTTGCAGGGTAAGGCTACTCTAATGTACATCCCATCATAGTTCAGCTAGCACATAGGTTGCATATTTACCAATCAACATTTCTACATCTCATGAGTCTGATTGAGCTGGCTCGGTACTAGCTCATGGGCCACCAAACGTCCCCTAACGTCCAGCAGCAGCAAGGCAGGATCCCTAGTAGAGAAGAGAGGTGACTGGATTTTAGATCCTTACTTCTGAAGTTGTTCACACTGGCTCTGCCACTATGTAATCTGGAATGTTCTCCCTAGTGATTGATTACTATTtccttcatttcaaattataagttattttaatttttttagagtcaaatcattttatgtttgatcaaaattataagtcattttgcCGCTAGAAGGGACCAAAACAAAGCACGGGTCCACTTTGTCCTGCGATGCAAAGGTTAGTAAAAGCATGCAGCCTAGCCCGGCGCCCGCCCACCAAACCGGCTGTCCACTCCGGAGCTCCGCCCGGCGGTCCCCGTCCTCTGCCGTACGCACTCTACTGCTGCCCTGCTCAATGAAACCGTAGTTGTCCCGTCAAAGTTACGGCGCAGTCAAGGGGGTCACTCCGGCGGGGTGAAGCCGTAGTTGTCCGGGGAAAATGGAGCGGAACGAAGAAgagccgccgccggtggagTTTATTACCGACGACGAGGTGCCTCCCCGAGCCGTGGGCTCGTGGCGGCGTGCTTCCCCACCTTCTCTTCTGGCGCTACCTCCCCCGTCGCGTTCGGGAGTCACAGGCCTGCTGCTCTCCCGCCCCCCGCGCCTCCCGATGCCGCGTCGCAACAAGCGCAAGCGCAGCCGTGCGCCGCACCACGGCCCAGCCAAACATCGGCGCACGCACAGGCTGCCGATCTCTCTACCCCCAAAAAACACAACTAGACGACGGTGGAAAAAACACGCTGCAGATCTGAAGCTGCGAGCATCTCACTACGAATTTCAAATGGCGTCACGACACCGCCTGTATTTTTATCCAAAAACAAACACCGCTCCCAATTCCCAAATCCGGAGTCACACAGCTCGCGCAACCGCCATGTGCCCTTCTCGTTTGATTTTTGAACGGGGACGGACACGGACCGAACGCCCAGGTCCCCCCACCGGCCCCACCCCGCAGCGTCAGCGGCGCCCCAACCCCATCTGCTGGAACCCTCGCAGCAGAGCCCCAGTGGCGTTTTGCGTTTATTACCGCGTTTTGCGTTTATCTCCCCGTGCCCCCACCGCATTCAAATCGCCAACCCCAAAATACCCCTGCCTTCTTCCCGAAATCACCAACAAAACCGTGCGTGAAGCACCGAGCCAGCTACCCCGGTTGGGGGCTGTCACGTCATTTCATGCCTAAATCTCGGTCACCTAAACCCACCCCACGCCGCCCCTATCGCTCTCGCCTggccgcttcttcttccccttccccttctctgcctgcagctgcaagcctgctgcgacctcgctCACGGAGTCCGTCCCAAGGAATGGCAGCCCTGTGATTTGTGCTCGTACTCGTGGTTTTTCTCCCAGCTCCGGGACCGGCGTTCGCAATGGCGGCGGCTCCACGGGCACTGGCTGTAGCGGTGGCGCtgctggcggcgctggcggcgtccgcggcggcgctgaACACGGACGGGCTGGCGCTGCTGGCGCTCAAGTTCGCGGTGTCCGACGACCCGGGGGGCGCGCTCGCCACGTGGCGGGACGCGGACGCGGACCCCTGCGGCTGGGCGGGGGTctcctgcgccggcggcggcgggggccgcgtCGCGGGGGTGGAGCTCGCCAACGCCTCGCTCGCCGGGTACCTCCCCTCCGAGCTCTCGCTGCTGTCCGAGCTCCAGGAGCTCTCGCTGCCCTACAACCGGCTCTCGGGCCAGATCCCGGTCGCCATCGCCGCGCTGCAGAAGCTCGCCGCGCTCGACCTCGCGCACAACCTGCTCTGCGGGCAGGTCCCCGCCGGGATTGGGAGGCTGGTCTCCCTGGCCCGCCTCGACCTGTCGTCGAACCAGCTCAACGGGTCGCTTCCACCAGCGATCGCGGGGCTCCCGCGGCTCTCCGGCGTGCTCAACCTCAGCTACAACCACTTCACCGGCGGGATCCCACCGGAGTACGGCGGGATTCCCGTGGCGGTCAGCCTGGACCTCCGCGGGAACGACCTCGCCGGCGAGATCCCGCAGGTGGGGTCGCTCGTCAACCAGGGCCCCACCGCGTTCGACGGCAACCCGCGGCTGTGCGGCTTCCCGCTCAAGGTCGAGTGCGCCGGCGGGGTGAAGGACGAGCCCAGGATCCCCGAGGCGAACTCCGGTATGAGCGACCCTGGCGCGGCGGCtgaggtggggaggaggccgccgaAGCGGCGGTCGTCGCCGACGGTGCCCATTCTCGCCGTCATTGTGGTGGTGGCCATCGTGGCGGGGGTCGTGCTGCAGTGGCAGTGCCGGAGGAGGtgtgccgcggcggcgagggacgaGGAGAAGGAGTCGGCGAAGGAGAAGGGCGGGGCGGTCACGCTCGCCGGCAGCGAGGACCGGCGcagtggcggcggggaggagggtgaGGTGTTCGTCGCGGTGGACGACGGGTTCGGGAtggagctggaggagctgctgcGGGCCTCCGCCTACGTCGTCGGGAAGAGCCGCGGCGGCATTGTGTACAGGGTCGTCCCCGGCCGCGGCCCCGCTgtcgccgtccgccgcctcAGCGAGCccgacgacggcgacagcgacggctccggctggcgccgccgccgcgcgttcGAGGCCGAGGCTGCCGCCAtcggccgcgcgcgccacccCAAcgtcgcccgcctccgcgcATACTACTACGCCCCCGACGAGAAGCTTCTCATCTACGACTACCTCCCCAACGGCTCCCTCCACTCCGCTCTCCACGGTAACAATGTCGCGTGTCTTGCCTTCTCTTGCCCGTGCATTGCATCCAAAGCTAACGCCGGCGAGTCTTCCATCTCTCAGGTGGCCCGACGGCGTCGCCGACGCCATTGCCGTGGTCCGTGAGGCTGTCCATCGTgcagggcgcggcgcggggcctGGCGTACCTGCACGAGTGCAGCCCGCGGCGGTACGTGCACGGCTGCATCAAGTCCTCCAAGATCCTTCTCGACGACGAGCTCCGCGCGCACGTGTCCGGGTTCGGCCTCGCCCGCCTGGTCGCCGGCGCGCACAaggccgccgcgggcggcggctccAAGAAGCTCGGCAGCGCCGCCTGCGCGCTCCGAGGCGGAGCCGTGTCGTACGTGGCGCCCGAGCtgcgcgcgcccggcggcgccccggccgcggcggcgacgcagaAGGGGGATGTGTTCGCGTTCGGCGTCGTGCTGCTGGAGGCCGTGACCGGGCGCGagccggcggagggcgagggcggCATGGACCTGGAGGCCTGGGTGCGGCGCGCGTTCAAGGAGGAGCGGCCGCTATCGGAGGTGGTGGACCCGACGCTGCTCGGTGAGGTGCACGCCAAGAAGCAGGTCCTCGCCGTCTTCCACGTCGCGCTCGGCTGCACCGAGCCCGACCCCGAGATGCGCCCGCGCAtgcgcgccgtcgccgagagCCTCGACCGGATCGGCTGAAACCGTGGAACGGcgacggccgccggcggccgccactGATCAACAACTAGGTCCAACGCATAAAGACTCGGTGTAGTCCTGTAGATTAGCAGTAAGCAATGTGGATTTGGAGACGGTAAACGTAGGCTAAGAATCATCCGGGCGTCCAGTAGTCAATCTGAATCACTCAAcgtagcagcagctgcagcctttGCAGCCGAGCTTACTTTGGAATCTTTTGTGGCATTCTGTAGATCATGATCTTGATCCCTTCCAAAGCAATTCTGTTACCAGAAATTTTCTATTGTTTTGGCACTGCCCAGAACTGTAGCGCTTTGGTGAAAAGCTCGCGCTCCTCTTGACGATTGGGAGCTGGAGAGCAGAGAGAGCACGGAGGCTTGCTCTTTTTTGCTGGGCTGTTCACCTTTGGCTGAATTGACTCTGAAAAGATGCGACAATAACACAAGGAGTGCTGCGCCCATCTGGTCGCTTGGTCAGTGCTCAGTGCACTGTCCCTTTGCCTGTGCCGTGCCGCTGTGCGTTGCAGCATCCTGCATACCTGCATGCATAACAACAAACAGGACGCCAGGGCCTGGGGTCGAGAGGTGATGATGGAGAAGACTGGGGTAGGTTCATTCTGTTAGTAGTTTGTTATGAAACTCTTTGAATTTAGGCTTTTTATAAAACAAAGATAAAATTTAGGAGAACAGAGCTGAACATGTCTTCTCTGCTTATAGATGTGGCTGCGTCGTGTACAACCATCACAATTATCAAATGTGCTTAGAGATTACTACTTCACTAATTTGAAATCTCAAAGCTACTACACCTATATACCATCTACTAGCAATCGTTTCCGATCTCTTTAAGTCACTTTAGATGGTTACAGTACATTTTCGCTAGCACGTTTAAACGATTCTTTTTTCGAAAGACACGTTTAAACGATTCCTTCACGTGTTTGACAACTTTGGATCCTAAAAAAAGTCATTGGCCTGCTGGATGAACATATCATAGATGCCATCATGACCGCTCGTAGTAGGATCCAACCCTAAGCATCATCATTTCCCATTAGGAAGCGAATCTAGTGGTGCCAATGCTAAACAACTCCCTCTCAGAACCTCACGCTGCAATCATCGCCAACTATATTTGTGGCGCAGCTACACCAAATGAACAGCACCAAACCCCAACTGGAGATTTTGAAAGCTACATTTCTGATGCATTCACGAACACAGACGAGTGTTTCAGAAATGCCACTGTGCTATGCTGTTCAGTGTTCACATAGAACAAGTGAACAACCAGGAATTGCAGCTGCTGAACTAACATTTATAAACCACCAGATCAGCTGATGGCCCAATAGTTTCACTGGGCGACAGCTACAGGTAGGGACTATTTGACCTGTGAGCTGTGTGACCCAGACAAGTTGTGAATAACAGTAAAGCTCCCGCACCTACCTTCCAGGTCACATTGAACAGACGCAGCAAAACGCAGCATCTAATTGCAATTAAACAAGCTTATGCTTCAGTAAACCAGTACACAATAAATCAGAaagagccccccccccccccccccccccccccatcttGTCATACTCTAATAACCTTCTGACTGCAGGTTTATAAAAACTAACACCATTCTTTCATGGAACCGGCAAGCCCCGTACACATTTTGAATGAGCATGTGAAGGGCACCTCGACAAAGAATCGGTTTGGAATTGAATTTGCAACAGAATCCCGTGTGGTCCTCCAGCTCAATCATATGCTCATGCGTCACAGCGAAAAGCAAAAAGTTCAATAGTCTTTCCACCATATGCGTGTTCCATC containing:
- the LOC117861208 gene encoding receptor protein kinase-like protein ZAR1, which produces MAAAPRALAVAVALLAALAASAAALNTDGLALLALKFAVSDDPGGALATWRDADADPCGWAGVSCAGGGGGRVAGVELANASLAGYLPSELSLLSELQELSLPYNRLSGQIPVAIAALQKLAALDLAHNLLCGQVPAGIGRLVSLARLDLSSNQLNGSLPPAIAGLPRLSGVLNLSYNHFTGGIPPEYGGIPVAVSLDLRGNDLAGEIPQVGSLVNQGPTAFDGNPRLCGFPLKVECAGGVKDEPRIPEANSGMSDPGAAAEVGRRPPKRRSSPTVPILAVIVVVAIVAGVVLQWQCRRRCAAAARDEEKESAKEKGGAVTLAGSEDRRSGGGEEGEVFVAVDDGFGMELEELLRASAYVVGKSRGGIVYRVVPGRGPAVAVRRLSEPDDGDSDGSGWRRRRAFEAEAAAIGRARHPNVARLRAYYYAPDEKLLIYDYLPNGSLHSALHGGPTASPTPLPWSVRLSIVQGAARGLAYLHECSPRRYVHGCIKSSKILLDDELRAHVSGFGLARLVAGAHKAAAGGGSKKLGSAACALRGGAVSYVAPELRAPGGAPAAAATQKGDVFAFGVVLLEAVTGREPAEGEGGMDLEAWVRRAFKEERPLSEVVDPTLLGEVHAKKQVLAVFHVALGCTEPDPEMRPRMRAVAESLDRIG
- the LOC117859693 gene encoding OVARIAN TUMOR DOMAIN-containing deubiquitinating enzyme 3: MRLYSPALCLRRSSMHSHTNQFQGGFTHNMALWKCSHSQSSAYHVKSSQPQSLKYFVSLMGQQFRCGLSTREGSLSVKLDMPSQEKSRISWNWKGMHQKIGGVAGGLCFGFSVTGLASAEVPIIRIKDNGESSSTSSTHGKKVYTDYSVTGIPGDGRCLFRSVVHGACIRSGRPIPNEDLQRKLADELRAMVADEFVKRREETEWFVEGDFDTYVSHIREPHVWGGEPELFMASHVLQMPITVYMHDEDAGGLIAIAEYGQQYGKEEPIQVLYHGFGHYDALQIPAKIGSKRKL